A portion of the Deltaproteobacteria bacterium genome contains these proteins:
- a CDS encoding MopE-related protein — translation MDHQRGLCATYSCEGGQGRLQCCNDTGLGCGIADDCRNPEDEGEGLEALACNSDGSERTCDGSDDDCDGETDDGFGLGEACEEGLGECRVSGTVQCDPEDDTGTICDPDATPPLPAPEVCNEKDDDCDGEVDEDCGPPGGPSGPWPYGDGPGGGGDGCDLVGGCGGGAPDPAAGDRCESSDGGKVDLISG, via the coding sequence GTGGATCATCAGAGAGGTCTCTGCGCGACCTACTCCTGTGAAGGTGGGCAGGGGCGCCTCCAGTGCTGCAACGACACGGGCCTCGGGTGCGGGATCGCGGACGATTGCCGCAACCCCGAGGACGAAGGGGAGGGCCTCGAAGCGCTGGCCTGCAACTCTGACGGCAGCGAGCGCACCTGCGACGGCTCGGATGACGACTGTGATGGAGAGACCGACGACGGCTTCGGCCTCGGGGAGGCCTGCGAGGAGGGGCTCGGAGAGTGCCGGGTGTCGGGTACGGTCCAGTGCGATCCCGAGGACGACACGGGGACGATCTGCGATCCGGACGCCACGCCTCCCTTGCCGGCGCCAGAGGTCTGCAACGAGAAGGACGACGACTGCGACGGGGAGGTGGACGAGGACTGCGGACCGCCGGGCGGCCCTTCGGGGCCCTGGCCGTATGGCGATGGCCCCGGCGGCGGCGGCGACGGCTGCGATCTGGTTGGCGGCTGCGGGGGCGGGGCTCCCGATCCAGCGGCGGGAGATCGATGCGAGTCCTCGGATGGGGGCAAGGTCGATCTGATCTCCGGCTAG
- a CDS encoding RHS domain-containing protein, with the protein MADPVYWYDGAGNVTQVAHFLKLEVSGVQVPTVVQALFATQVSLCLQRDHLGRITSVALATKDQLAVLPVDLCYLVAESPWDIDGDAMVGAPPDLQPDDPLILPLLTMAYDARNRRSEKQVLGMRWRYAHGPADELIEERVEPVVGVGLPGSVALTRSWIRAGGELIARRDHAHRNVLDPASGQRTTRTLLSRVLWYHGDHLGTPQALTDERGSVVWKSHWRDPFGGPVQDQDPDGDGAQVSEPVRLPGQYDDGYFAWIGEAGPYHNWTRTFSPRIGRYLEPDPQRQTLPSTPDQVFSYANGAPLTGLDPFGMYVLHGTCGAWNTAVALIRNRVGTTECNSCRNRFPFGCNIDAWLVPGNDPDVFFPDWGVFGFRAYTNCAGFRSGPPDSRPNAVNIAQRFCGEPVVLAGLIVHEFTRWCSCQGNEYGEGQQAGTNTEVACGF; encoded by the coding sequence GTGGCCGATCCGGTCTACTGGTACGACGGCGCCGGCAACGTCACCCAGGTCGCCCACTTCCTGAAGCTCGAGGTCTCGGGTGTCCAGGTGCCCACGGTGGTGCAGGCGCTCTTCGCCACGCAGGTCTCGCTCTGTCTGCAGCGAGACCACCTCGGTCGCATCACCTCGGTGGCCCTGGCGACGAAGGACCAGCTCGCGGTCCTGCCGGTGGATCTGTGCTACCTCGTGGCCGAGTCGCCCTGGGACATCGACGGCGACGCGATGGTCGGAGCGCCGCCGGACCTCCAGCCGGACGACCCGCTGATCCTGCCCCTGCTCACGATGGCCTACGACGCCCGCAACCGCCGCAGCGAGAAGCAGGTGCTGGGGATGCGCTGGCGCTACGCGCATGGCCCCGCAGACGAGCTGATCGAGGAGCGGGTGGAGCCGGTGGTGGGGGTGGGGCTGCCCGGGAGCGTCGCCTTGACCCGCAGCTGGATCCGGGCGGGCGGCGAGCTGATCGCGAGGCGCGATCACGCCCACCGCAACGTCCTCGACCCGGCGAGCGGCCAGCGCACCACCCGCACCCTGCTCTCCCGCGTGCTCTGGTACCATGGGGACCATCTGGGGACGCCCCAGGCGCTCACCGACGAGAGAGGCAGCGTGGTGTGGAAGAGCCACTGGCGCGACCCCTTCGGAGGCCCCGTGCAAGACCAGGATCCCGACGGCGACGGCGCCCAGGTCAGCGAGCCCGTGAGGTTGCCGGGGCAGTACGACGACGGGTACTTCGCGTGGATCGGGGAGGCCGGTCCCTACCACAACTGGACTAGGACATTCTCGCCTCGTATCGGGAGATACCTGGAGCCGGACCCGCAGCGGCAGACTCTCCCTTCTACACCAGACCAGGTGTTTTCTTACGCGAATGGCGCCCCGCTGACCGGCCTGGACCCTTTCGGCATGTATGTTCTTCATGGCACCTGTGGAGCTTGGAATACTGCTGTCGCACTGATTCGAAACCGCGTTGGAACTACCGAATGCAACTCATGCAGGAACAGGTTTCCGTTCGGCTGCAACATCGACGCCTGGCTGGTCCCCGGCAACGATCCTGATGTCTTCTTTCCAGACTGGGGCGTCTTTGGTTTTCGGGCATACACCAATTGCGCTGGCTTCCGTTCTGGCCCACCTGACTCCCGTCCCAACGCTGTGAATATTGCCCAACGGTTC